The proteins below come from a single Arthrobacter crystallopoietes genomic window:
- a CDS encoding universal stress protein yields MGSASGKIVVGVDGSEGSVEALRMAGRLAPALDASIHAISCWHFPPIYEGYVPPDFDAFEASTKKKLEAAVEQAFGENPPADLSTELLRGPAPELLVEAGKEAVMLVVGRRGHGGFRGMHLGSVSSACVSHAACPVLVLHEDGKVHGRSHHWGRREHD; encoded by the coding sequence ATGGGGTCGGCAAGCGGCAAAATTGTTGTCGGTGTGGATGGTTCCGAGGGTTCGGTCGAGGCGCTGCGCATGGCCGGGCGGCTGGCGCCTGCCCTTGACGCATCCATCCATGCGATTTCCTGCTGGCATTTTCCCCCGATCTACGAGGGGTATGTTCCGCCGGATTTCGACGCGTTCGAAGCCTCAACGAAGAAGAAACTTGAGGCCGCAGTGGAGCAGGCTTTCGGCGAAAATCCGCCGGCCGACCTGAGCACCGAACTGCTGCGCGGACCCGCGCCCGAGCTACTGGTGGAGGCCGGAAAGGAAGCCGTCATGCTGGTGGTAGGGCGGCGGGGCCACGGCGGCTTCCGCGGCATGCACCTCGGCTCCGTGAGCTCGGCCTGCGTATCCCATGCCGCGTGCCCGGTCCTGGTGCTGCACGAGGATGGGAAGGTGCACGGCCGCTCCCATCACTGGGGACGTCGGGAGCACGACTGA
- a CDS encoding DUF222 domain-containing protein — MQDFAASFQQAALLQTPKDLAGSVAAIEEISKTVEQLQLIGAHAVEQQNIAAVGETDQRLTLADPVQGPGEDGKAKKPEFKDTAEYLRSKLHISRSEAQRRLRVGSSTMPSTLMTGEQAPPKFARLGAVLATSKISGQAATLIRDALERVRPTASDEDLAAMEQQLTLQAAESDLDVLREIIKRWEAGLDPDGREPGDELLRAKQGVFIRGKRQGLHRIEIAATDEQYEYLITVMNAATNPRLRTTFAAENDDPPATGPCVSADNPGLSHEQQDPAWQGPTRPQKLLQGLVGACQIALCADKLPSSGGHRPQIMITMGYQDLIDRIGTSGHAVFGGLITPKTVRKIACDADLIPIVLGGKGEILDVGRAQRLFTPAQRRALVARDKGCAFPDCTMPAPWTEAHHIEFWKKHEGRTSVDKGILLCSWHHHLIHDENWKIEARDGIPWFIPPRYIDPDQKPRRNRYRYAGVALPTAPSRTGILQDPPALEPAPAPAPAPAPAPAEHLGRPSVPPKKPALTALPDSVDATQIGTSPKRRPRQEETNGWNRPFDDWPLQPAKPPW, encoded by the coding sequence ATGCAGGATTTCGCCGCTTCATTCCAGCAGGCGGCGCTCCTGCAGACCCCCAAGGACTTAGCGGGTTCGGTGGCGGCCATCGAAGAGATCTCCAAAACGGTAGAGCAGTTGCAGCTCATCGGCGCCCACGCCGTGGAGCAGCAGAACATCGCGGCGGTGGGCGAAACCGATCAGCGCCTCACCTTGGCTGATCCGGTGCAGGGACCAGGTGAGGACGGCAAGGCGAAGAAGCCGGAGTTCAAGGACACCGCGGAATATCTCCGCTCGAAACTGCACATCAGCCGCAGTGAAGCCCAGCGCAGGCTGCGGGTGGGGTCCAGCACCATGCCCTCGACGCTGATGACCGGAGAACAGGCACCGCCGAAATTCGCACGGCTCGGGGCGGTCCTGGCCACCTCCAAGATCAGCGGCCAGGCGGCCACCCTCATCCGCGACGCGCTTGAGCGGGTCCGGCCGACGGCCTCCGACGAGGACCTGGCCGCCATGGAACAACAGCTCACCCTGCAGGCGGCCGAATCGGATCTGGACGTCCTGCGGGAGATCATCAAGCGCTGGGAAGCCGGCCTGGACCCCGACGGCCGGGAGCCAGGCGATGAGCTTCTGCGGGCGAAGCAGGGCGTGTTCATCCGCGGCAAGCGGCAGGGTCTGCACCGGATAGAGATCGCGGCAACCGACGAGCAGTACGAATACCTCATCACCGTCATGAACGCCGCCACCAACCCGCGCCTGCGCACCACCTTTGCTGCGGAGAATGACGATCCTCCTGCGACCGGCCCCTGCGTGAGCGCCGACAACCCGGGGCTCTCCCACGAGCAGCAGGATCCGGCGTGGCAAGGACCGACACGGCCGCAGAAACTGCTGCAAGGACTCGTTGGCGCCTGCCAAATCGCCCTCTGCGCGGATAAGCTTCCGAGCAGCGGCGGCCACCGGCCCCAGATCATGATCACCATGGGTTACCAGGACCTGATCGACCGGATCGGCACCTCGGGACACGCGGTCTTCGGCGGACTCATCACACCGAAGACCGTCCGCAAGATCGCCTGCGACGCCGACCTGATCCCGATAGTCCTCGGCGGCAAGGGCGAAATCCTCGACGTCGGACGCGCGCAACGGCTCTTCACCCCCGCACAGCGCCGGGCACTCGTGGCCCGGGACAAAGGATGCGCTTTTCCGGACTGCACCATGCCGGCACCATGGACCGAAGCCCACCACATCGAGTTCTGGAAAAAGCATGAAGGCCGCACGTCAGTAGACAAAGGTATTCTTCTCTGCAGCTGGCACCACCACCTGATACACGATGAAAATTGGAAGATCGAAGCCCGGGACGGAATCCCGTGGTTCATCCCGCCCCGCTACATCGACCCCGACCAGAAACCCCGGCGGAACCGCTACAGATACGCAGGAGTTGCACTGCCCACCGCTCCGTCACGGACGGGGATCCTTCAGGATCCACCTGCCCTCGAGCCTGCACCTGCACCAGCACCTGCACCGGCACCTGCACCGGCAGAACACTTGGGTCGACCATCCGTGCCACCGAAGAAACCGGCCCTGACCGCCCTGCCGGATAGCGTAGACGCAACCCAAATAGGCACATCGCCCAAGAGACGGCCACGGCAGGAGGAAACGAACGGCTGGAATAGGCCGTTCGATGACTGGCCGCTCCAGCCAGCCAAACCACCCTGGTGA
- a CDS encoding calcineurin-like phosphoesterase C-terminal domain-containing protein, whose amino-acid sequence MHPNDHLRKPLSSRPARLTASTLALVVGGVLLSPAAIATPDSAPVDAGGTAAYQGAVDVVTGADENQNVLDGTVFNDKNRNSKQDTNEPGVAGATVSNGRDVVTTDEQGRYELPAFDNMTVFVTQPRGYQVPVDADNVAQFSYNHLPEGSPDLKYGGIAPTGALPDAVNFPLAQSKLTQSPEQHCVIGADVQTYDQEEVAFAKAGVFADLAARDDYAGCGALFIGDVVGDDLSLFSQTRELSGMLNGPARFLPGNHDLDFDALDGEHEFDTFRAKLGPEYYSYDAGKAHVVALSTIEYPTNVPAKKSNYTYGLGERQLEWLRNDIAQVPKNKVIVLASHSPLLEFFYSNSHTTKQLKEIYQILEGREVITLGGHTHMSENLRKGDLMAGWMDEVGEQGLPFTHLTVPAVSGHWYGGRVVEEGYPTSIQRDGTPPGVVTLDIMNTDVTERFTVRGGDESQQLAVGLNSPRYRTWYAENVSKPRGSAPEFGNPLTVSQEDLANQTWLTTNFWMGSTGSTVEAKIDGGETVPATRTQQLQGETVRVGAEWSDPVAIQEQFVHGGGLADRSMHLWRLELPSDLAVGEHTAEVTATDVHGREFTETLTFQVAK is encoded by the coding sequence TTGCATCCGAATGACCATCTCAGAAAACCGCTCTCCAGCCGGCCTGCCCGCCTGACCGCCAGCACGCTGGCACTCGTGGTCGGTGGCGTCCTGCTCTCCCCCGCCGCCATCGCCACACCTGACAGCGCTCCCGTAGATGCCGGCGGAACCGCCGCCTACCAGGGCGCCGTCGACGTCGTTACTGGAGCTGACGAGAACCAGAATGTTCTCGATGGCACCGTGTTCAACGACAAGAACCGCAACTCCAAACAGGACACCAACGAGCCCGGCGTCGCCGGCGCCACCGTGTCCAACGGCCGTGACGTCGTGACCACCGACGAGCAGGGCCGCTACGAACTGCCGGCGTTCGACAACATGACCGTCTTCGTCACCCAGCCCCGCGGTTACCAGGTTCCGGTGGACGCCGACAACGTTGCCCAGTTCTCCTACAACCACCTGCCCGAGGGCTCGCCCGACCTCAAGTACGGCGGCATCGCCCCGACCGGTGCGTTGCCCGACGCCGTGAACTTCCCGCTGGCCCAGAGCAAACTCACGCAGTCCCCCGAGCAGCACTGCGTGATCGGCGCCGACGTCCAGACGTATGACCAGGAAGAGGTGGCGTTCGCCAAGGCGGGCGTCTTCGCCGACCTGGCCGCCCGCGATGACTACGCCGGCTGCGGCGCCCTCTTCATTGGCGACGTGGTGGGCGATGATCTGTCCCTGTTCAGCCAGACCCGTGAACTTTCGGGAATGCTGAACGGCCCAGCCCGCTTCCTGCCCGGCAACCACGACCTCGACTTCGATGCCCTGGACGGAGAGCACGAGTTCGACACCTTCCGCGCCAAGCTGGGCCCGGAGTACTACTCCTACGACGCCGGCAAGGCCCACGTCGTCGCGCTGAGCACCATCGAGTACCCCACGAATGTGCCGGCAAAGAAAAGCAACTACACATACGGCCTCGGCGAGCGGCAGCTCGAATGGCTGCGCAACGACATCGCACAGGTGCCCAAGAACAAGGTGATCGTGCTGGCCTCGCATAGCCCGTTGCTCGAGTTCTTCTACAGCAACTCGCACACCACCAAGCAGCTCAAAGAGATTTACCAGATCCTCGAGGGCCGCGAGGTCATCACGCTGGGCGGCCATACCCATATGTCGGAGAACCTGCGCAAGGGCGACCTGATGGCCGGTTGGATGGATGAGGTTGGCGAGCAGGGCCTGCCGTTCACGCACCTGACCGTCCCCGCGGTTTCCGGCCATTGGTACGGCGGACGCGTGGTCGAGGAGGGCTACCCCACGTCCATCCAGCGTGACGGAACCCCGCCCGGCGTCGTAACGCTGGACATCATGAACACGGACGTCACCGAGCGATTCACCGTCCGGGGCGGCGACGAGTCGCAGCAGCTGGCGGTCGGCCTGAACAGCCCGCGTTACCGGACCTGGTACGCCGAGAACGTCAGCAAGCCCCGCGGCTCGGCACCGGAGTTCGGGAACCCGTTGACCGTCTCGCAGGAAGACCTGGCCAACCAAACCTGGCTCACCACCAACTTCTGGATGGGCAGCACCGGCTCCACCGTTGAAGCGAAGATCGACGGCGGTGAAACCGTTCCGGCAACCCGCACCCAGCAGCTGCAGGGCGAGACCGTCCGCGTCGGCGCCGAATGGTCCGACCCGGTGGCCATCCAGGAGCAGTTCGTCCACGGCGGCGGACTCGCCGACCGGTCAATGCACCTCTGGCGGCTGGAGCTGCCCTCCGACCTCGCAGTCGGAGAGCACACCGCGGAGGTCACCGCGACCGATGTCCACGGCCGCGAGTTCACCGAAACGCTGACCTTCCAGGTCGCTAAATAG
- a CDS encoding calcineurin-like phosphoesterase C-terminal domain-containing protein — protein sequence MVNPITTPSKSSSAKPLALTAGTLALIFGGVALSPAATAAPENAPADTGWAAGAYRGSVEVVEGPDADQETIDGSVFDDQNKNSVQDNGERGLGGVTVSNGRDVVTTDSQGRYELPAFENMTVFATQPRGYQVPVDENNVAQFYYHHLPEGSPDLEHGGIAPTGPLPDAVNFPLAKSSLTQSPEQHCLIGGDIQTYTEEQVPFARAGVFADLADRNDYAGCGALFIGDVVGDDPGLYPQTRELTSMINGPARFLPGNHDLDFDAASSEHSFDSFRANLGPEYYSYDAGKTHVVALNTVEYQSGTPYNGALDERQLEWLRNDIAQVPENKLIVLAAHIPLLDYADQGSSKHQVDQVKEIYKILEGREVVALGGHTHSIENLREGDSLAGWSDVFGVDGLPFTHITAGAISGDWYSGRMLPEGYPLAVQRDGGLPGVLTLDIKNTEVKERFTVRGEDDSLQMALGLNTPRYRGWYAENVDNKGSAPEFTDALTVSQEELANQTWLTTNFWMGSTGSTVDVKIDGGDTAEAVRTQQMQGEGQLVGAEWSDPTAVQEQLVHGGSLADRMMHLWRLELPTDLAVGEHTAEVTATDVHGREFTETLTFQVTQ from the coding sequence ATGGTGAACCCCATTACCACCCCCTCCAAGTCATCTTCTGCCAAACCCCTTGCCCTGACCGCCGGCACGCTGGCGCTGATTTTCGGCGGTGTCGCGCTCTCCCCCGCGGCCACCGCAGCCCCCGAAAACGCCCCCGCCGACACGGGCTGGGCCGCGGGCGCCTACCGCGGCAGCGTCGAGGTGGTCGAAGGGCCGGACGCCGACCAGGAAACCATCGACGGCAGCGTCTTCGACGATCAGAACAAGAACTCCGTACAGGACAACGGCGAGAGAGGCCTCGGCGGCGTGACCGTCTCCAACGGCCGCGACGTTGTCACCACCGACAGCCAGGGCCGCTACGAACTGCCGGCGTTCGAGAACATGACCGTCTTCGCCACCCAGCCGCGCGGCTACCAGGTGCCGGTGGACGAGAACAACGTGGCGCAGTTCTACTACCACCACCTGCCCGAGGGCTCGCCCGACCTGGAGCACGGCGGTATTGCCCCCACCGGCCCGCTGCCGGATGCGGTCAACTTCCCGCTGGCCAAGAGCTCGCTGACCCAGTCGCCCGAGCAGCACTGCCTGATTGGCGGCGACATCCAGACGTACACGGAGGAACAGGTGCCGTTCGCCCGCGCCGGCGTCTTCGCCGATCTGGCCGACCGCAACGACTACGCCGGCTGCGGCGCCCTGTTCATTGGCGACGTGGTCGGCGACGACCCCGGGCTGTACCCGCAGACGCGCGAGCTGACCAGCATGATCAACGGTCCGGCGCGCTTCCTGCCCGGTAACCATGACCTGGACTTCGACGCCGCCAGCAGCGAGCACTCGTTCGATTCGTTCCGCGCCAACCTCGGGCCGGAGTACTACTCGTACGACGCAGGCAAAACCCACGTCGTCGCGCTGAACACCGTCGAGTACCAGTCGGGCACGCCCTACAACGGCGCGCTGGACGAGAGGCAGCTCGAATGGCTGCGCAACGACATTGCCCAGGTACCGGAAAACAAGCTGATCGTCCTCGCCGCGCACATCCCGCTGCTGGACTACGCCGACCAGGGCAGCTCCAAGCACCAGGTCGACCAGGTCAAGGAGATCTACAAGATCCTCGAAGGCCGCGAAGTTGTAGCCCTGGGCGGCCACACCCACAGCATCGAGAACCTCCGCGAAGGCGACTCGCTGGCCGGCTGGTCCGACGTCTTCGGCGTCGACGGGCTGCCGTTCACCCACATTACCGCGGGCGCCATCTCCGGCGACTGGTACTCCGGCCGCATGCTGCCCGAGGGCTACCCGCTCGCCGTCCAGCGCGACGGCGGCCTGCCGGGCGTGCTCACCCTGGACATCAAGAACACCGAGGTCAAGGAGCGCTTCACCGTCCGCGGCGAAGACGATTCCCTGCAGATGGCGCTGGGCCTGAACACTCCGCGCTACCGCGGCTGGTACGCCGAGAACGTGGACAACAAGGGCTCCGCTCCTGAGTTCACGGACGCGCTGACCGTCTCGCAGGAAGAGCTGGCCAACCAGACCTGGCTGACCACCAACTTCTGGATGGGCAGCACCGGATCGACGGTGGACGTGAAGATCGACGGCGGCGACACTGCCGAGGCTGTCCGCACCCAGCAGATGCAGGGCGAAGGCCAGCTGGTCGGCGCCGAGTGGTCCGACCCGACCGCCGTCCAGGAGCAGCTGGTCCACGGCGGTAGCCTGGCCGACCGCATGATGCACCTCTGGCGGCTGGAACTGCCCACCGACCTCGCCGTCGGCGAGCACACCGCCGAGGTCACCGCGACCGATGTCCACGGCCGCGAGTTCACCGAAACGCTGACCTTCCAGGTCACTCAATAG
- a CDS encoding S8 family serine peptidase produces the protein MSQLRPRRFPLSVAPFCAAALLGGLLFPTAASAADDPLPATAEEPHAAAEKPGPGNTEPLPVAPDAGLDRDDVPASGRYVVKFKEKAGRSSAGRSRAYGKTARDLGISVKEVRTTATGAQVIETAATLDSTASQDLVAGLEANPDVAYVEPDPLLQPAAAAPNDPLYKLQWNFWEERAGLRLPGAWDAGRGEGAVVAVVDTGITNHSDLNANVLPGYDMISDPTMSRDGNGRDPDARDAGDWYGAYECGSYTGGTGSSWHGTHVAGIVAAVTGNGKGVAGVAPGAKVLPVRALGACGGYMSDIADGIIWAAGGTVPGVPANPNPADVVNMSLGGSGTCSSTSQAAIDYAYNAGTAVVVAAGNENRDALNATPANCEHVITVAASGREGNRAEYSNFGSVVDVTAPGGDMSTATSSGIASTLNDGATTPGAESYYYSQGTSMAAPHVAGVAALMIAGSGGTMTPDAVEQRLKDSARPMPGTCTQGCGAGLVDAAAAVGSAPSSTPEPPVVEVVPKEAVFTDKDGTAADTYTVPSVEGVSYRANGEPVAAGTHPGSGTVVVTATAQPGYTLKEGSTTEWSHSFSASAIKVDAAAPALAGSTVTPESLNLADGTNTVTVKAQVTDATGAVPPSVQLEHPVTAETVGFGEMKFVSGDVKNGTWERVMTLPESAPTGTWNVTLFPLRDTLGNSSGDFRNLGSVEVAADATPEASPSITSQGDIVAFDSHGQLWNYGHSGTGSTRVMIGASGWTTMDEIHTVDWNADGYIDIIAQSKSGRLYYYQAKRDGGFTRHTIGSSGWASYDLTVTKWRTGDKYPVVIAKNSSTGKLYVYPNDSGTWLSPRYVLGSSGWSDYTLTAMDWDRDGHKDVVAKTPAGQLKLYRGNGSGTFISETRRIVGSSGWNKMSNIVTSNGYAGEGTSGLIARGSDGKLWYYQANKSSWAERELIGTGWSSYTVAGQ, from the coding sequence ATGTCTCAGCTCCGCCCCCGCCGCTTCCCATTAAGTGTCGCCCCGTTCTGTGCAGCGGCGCTGCTGGGCGGCCTGCTGTTTCCCACCGCGGCGTCCGCCGCCGATGACCCTCTTCCCGCAACCGCCGAAGAGCCGCACGCCGCTGCCGAAAAACCGGGCCCGGGAAACACCGAACCACTCCCGGTAGCTCCCGATGCCGGACTCGACCGGGACGATGTACCGGCGTCGGGCAGGTATGTGGTCAAGTTCAAGGAGAAGGCGGGGCGCAGTTCCGCCGGCCGCAGCCGCGCCTACGGGAAGACGGCCAGAGATTTGGGCATCTCCGTCAAGGAAGTGCGGACCACCGCGACTGGGGCGCAGGTGATCGAGACGGCCGCGACGTTGGATTCAACCGCAAGTCAGGATCTTGTGGCCGGACTGGAAGCCAACCCGGATGTTGCCTACGTCGAGCCGGACCCGCTGCTGCAACCGGCAGCGGCGGCACCGAACGACCCGCTGTACAAACTGCAGTGGAACTTCTGGGAAGAGCGGGCCGGCCTGCGCTTGCCCGGCGCCTGGGATGCCGGCCGGGGCGAAGGCGCGGTTGTCGCCGTCGTCGATACCGGCATTACCAACCACAGCGACCTGAATGCCAATGTACTGCCGGGCTACGACATGATCTCCGATCCCACCATGTCCCGCGACGGCAACGGCCGCGACCCCGACGCACGTGACGCGGGGGATTGGTACGGCGCCTACGAATGCGGGTCCTATACCGGCGGCACAGGGTCGTCCTGGCACGGCACCCACGTGGCCGGGATCGTGGCCGCGGTGACCGGCAACGGCAAGGGCGTAGCCGGCGTGGCTCCCGGCGCAAAGGTCCTGCCGGTCCGGGCGCTGGGCGCCTGCGGTGGCTACATGTCCGACATTGCCGACGGCATCATCTGGGCAGCCGGTGGCACCGTGCCGGGTGTGCCGGCGAACCCGAACCCGGCGGATGTGGTCAACATGTCCCTGGGCGGCAGCGGAACCTGCTCCTCTACGTCCCAGGCCGCAATCGACTACGCCTACAACGCGGGGACGGCCGTCGTGGTCGCCGCCGGCAACGAGAACCGGGACGCCCTGAACGCCACCCCGGCGAACTGCGAGCATGTCATCACCGTGGCTGCCAGCGGACGCGAGGGGAACCGCGCCGAGTACTCGAACTTTGGTTCGGTGGTGGACGTGACGGCGCCGGGCGGGGACATGAGCACCGCCACCAGCAGCGGCATCGCCTCCACGCTCAACGACGGCGCCACGACGCCGGGCGCGGAATCGTACTACTACTCGCAGGGCACCTCGATGGCGGCGCCGCATGTGGCCGGGGTGGCTGCGCTGATGATCGCCGGTTCCGGTGGCACCATGACGCCCGACGCGGTGGAGCAGCGGCTCAAGGACAGCGCACGGCCGATGCCCGGTACCTGTACGCAGGGCTGCGGCGCTGGACTGGTCGACGCTGCCGCGGCAGTGGGCTCCGCCCCCTCGTCGACTCCGGAGCCTCCCGTGGTCGAGGTGGTCCCGAAGGAAGCGGTGTTCACCGACAAGGACGGAACCGCGGCCGATACCTACACGGTTCCGTCGGTCGAGGGGGTCAGCTACCGGGCCAACGGCGAGCCGGTAGCCGCCGGCACCCACCCGGGGTCGGGCACGGTGGTGGTTACCGCGACTGCGCAGCCGGGGTACACGCTGAAGGAAGGCTCGACCACGGAATGGTCCCATTCCTTCAGCGCGTCCGCCATCAAGGTAGACGCAGCCGCACCCGCACTGGCCGGCTCAACCGTGACGCCGGAATCGCTGAACCTCGCGGACGGTACAAACACGGTTACCGTGAAAGCGCAGGTGACCGACGCAACCGGCGCGGTGCCGCCGTCGGTCCAACTGGAGCACCCGGTGACGGCTGAAACCGTAGGTTTCGGCGAGATGAAATTCGTCTCCGGCGACGTCAAAAACGGGACCTGGGAACGGGTCATGACCCTTCCCGAAAGTGCCCCGACCGGTACCTGGAACGTGACGCTGTTCCCGCTCAGGGACACGCTGGGCAACTCGTCCGGGGACTTCCGGAACCTGGGCAGCGTAGAGGTCGCGGCGGACGCCACGCCGGAGGCCAGCCCCTCGATTACTTCCCAGGGCGACATCGTGGCCTTCGATTCGCACGGGCAGCTCTGGAACTACGGGCACAGCGGCACCGGATCCACCCGGGTCATGATCGGCGCGTCCGGCTGGACAACCATGGACGAGATCCACACCGTGGACTGGAACGCCGACGGCTACATCGACATCATCGCGCAGTCCAAGTCCGGCAGGCTCTACTACTACCAGGCCAAGCGCGACGGCGGCTTCACCCGCCACACCATCGGCAGCAGCGGCTGGGCATCCTACGACTTGACCGTCACCAAGTGGCGGACCGGTGACAAGTACCCGGTGGTGATCGCCAAGAACAGCTCCACCGGAAAGCTCTACGTGTACCCCAACGACTCCGGCACCTGGCTTTCCCCGCGGTACGTGCTGGGCAGCAGCGGCTGGAGCGACTACACACTGACGGCGATGGACTGGGACCGGGACGGGCACAAGGACGTCGTCGCCAAAACCCCCGCAGGGCAGCTCAAGCTCTACCGTGGCAACGGCTCCGGGACGTTCATCAGCGAGACCCGCCGGATCGTGGGCAGCTCCGGCTGGAACAAGATGAGCAACATCGTCACCTCCAACGGCTACGCGGGGGAGGGAACCTCCGGGCTGATTGCCAGAGGCAGCGACGGCAAGCTCTGGTACTACCAAGCGAACAAGAGCAGTTGGGCCGAACGGGAGCTCATCGGCACCGGCTGGTCGAGCTATACCGTGGCGGGCCAATAG
- a CDS encoding S1C family serine protease, translating into MARISTTTCEGDFTGSGFLIDEDLVVTAAHVVEGATAINVALDEQLVGAQVLGINEAAELALVRTNSDVQGYHFSFNETEPALGTDVAALGFPLNAALTLTKGSVSGLDREIDLGAGPISNMIQTDAAINPGNSGGPLLTVDGRVAGVVSAIRQFSDSAGTRAEGTAFAVTAPRAAAAAEEWQARATPVPPADCGAAPAPGFGDIASTVLSDHDQATNIAQSLLVHGQGINRGAYDAAYEVFTPEMQAEFGGVEAWSSGLSSSYWTDLTVLAVSGEEDTLLADVDLRTIQDAADGPHGQTCSDWKIQYTMQWDGLSWRIAGSSLPLGDPTAC; encoded by the coding sequence GTGGCTCGAATCAGCACCACCACATGCGAGGGCGACTTTACCGGTTCAGGCTTCCTCATTGACGAGGATCTGGTGGTCACGGCTGCCCATGTTGTCGAAGGAGCAACAGCAATCAACGTCGCTCTCGACGAGCAACTGGTCGGGGCACAGGTTCTCGGTATCAACGAAGCCGCGGAGCTGGCCCTGGTCCGCACCAACAGCGATGTGCAGGGCTACCACTTCAGTTTCAACGAGACCGAACCGGCCCTGGGTACAGATGTGGCTGCCCTTGGGTTCCCGCTCAACGCGGCGCTGACCCTTACTAAGGGATCCGTCAGCGGCCTTGATCGCGAGATAGATCTCGGCGCTGGTCCCATTTCGAATATGATCCAAACCGATGCTGCCATCAATCCCGGCAACAGCGGAGGTCCCCTGCTGACTGTCGACGGCCGCGTCGCCGGTGTGGTTAGCGCAATCAGGCAGTTCTCGGATTCTGCTGGCACACGGGCCGAAGGTACGGCCTTTGCGGTCACTGCACCACGGGCCGCAGCGGCAGCAGAAGAATGGCAGGCCCGGGCAACTCCAGTTCCTCCGGCCGACTGCGGCGCAGCTCCGGCTCCGGGCTTCGGGGACATCGCGTCCACGGTTCTCTCAGACCATGACCAGGCGACCAATATCGCGCAGAGTCTCCTCGTCCACGGACAGGGCATCAACCGCGGTGCCTATGATGCCGCCTATGAGGTTTTCACTCCGGAAATGCAGGCAGAGTTCGGCGGTGTGGAGGCGTGGAGCAGCGGTCTCAGTTCCTCTTACTGGACTGACCTGACAGTCTTGGCGGTCAGCGGCGAAGAGGACACTTTGCTGGCTGACGTCGACTTGCGGACCATTCAGGATGCGGCCGACGGTCCCCACGGACAGACTTGCTCGGATTGGAAAATCCAGTACACCATGCAGTGGGACGGCTTGTCGTGGCGGATAGCCGGCTCGTCCTTGCCCCTTGGGGACCCAACCGCGTGCTGA
- a CDS encoding DUF2278 family protein yields MALNRGYGVVAGVKEDYFRDPPNDYGQYFHGNLRLRTPAGVYHCAIDVDSKAVPNGVQWRIIELRPSMLKGVDKLGDGWHPLESTADSGALDFIRNRDLSWRHHLGCVPGLLAAVFRVHFPVPWKSGVSTEALADLEPLLEVAQRIWVFGEPFEDGLGVHNIHQNQGDPLDSQWSAENGIWQDGATLVQRQDGSFVLFCNKFVTQSVRTDENGKPRK; encoded by the coding sequence ATGGCACTGAATCGTGGGTATGGGGTGGTGGCGGGGGTCAAAGAGGACTACTTCCGGGATCCGCCGAACGACTACGGGCAGTACTTCCACGGGAACCTGCGGCTGCGCACGCCCGCGGGTGTCTACCACTGTGCGATCGACGTCGACAGCAAGGCCGTTCCGAACGGCGTGCAGTGGCGGATCATCGAGCTGCGGCCCTCGATGCTCAAGGGCGTGGACAAACTCGGCGACGGTTGGCATCCGCTAGAGTCCACGGCGGATTCCGGTGCGCTGGACTTCATCCGCAACCGGGACCTGAGCTGGCGGCACCACCTGGGTTGTGTTCCGGGACTGCTGGCCGCGGTGTTCCGGGTGCATTTCCCCGTGCCGTGGAAGTCGGGCGTGAGCACCGAGGCGCTCGCCGACCTTGAGCCGCTCCTTGAGGTCGCGCAGCGGATCTGGGTCTTCGGCGAACCGTTCGAAGACGGACTTGGCGTGCACAACATCCACCAGAACCAGGGCGACCCGCTCGATTCGCAATGGTCGGCGGAAAACGGCATCTGGCAGGACGGTGCCACCCTGGTGCAGCGGCAGGACGGCTCGTTTGTGCTGTTCTGCAACAAGTTCGTCACCCAGTCGGTCCGGACGGACGAGAACGGCAAGCCGCGGAAATAG